CCTTCGTGTTGCCGCCGCTGATCGCGCTCGTGGTCAAGATGATCAGGCCCGACCGTCCCTTGATGGTGTCGGGGCGCGCGATCGTGTTCCTGCTGGTCACGATCATCCTGTCGGCCGGCGTTCTCACCAACCTCACCTTCAAGACCTATTGGGGCCGGCCGCGCCCGGTGGTGGTGACCGAGTTTGCCGGCGATCAGCAGTTCGTGGCGTGGTGGGATCCGCGCGGCGATTGCGCGCGCAATTGCTCGTTCTTCTCGGGTGAAGGCGCGACCGCGTTCTGGACGCTGGCGCCGGCCGCGCTGGCGCCGCCGGCGTGGCGGCCTGTCGCCTATGCAGGCGCGGTGCTGTTCGGTGCCGTGACCAGCGCCCTCCGCATGGCCTTCGGCGGCCACTTCTTCACCGATGTCGCGACCGCCGGCCTCGTCACCTTCGTCGTGATCTGGTTCGCCTTCGCGCTGATCTATCGCTGGCCGCGGACCCGGTTTTCGGACGAGGCGGTCGATGCCGCCCTGACCCGGTTGAACATGCCCGCCTACCGGCTCCGCAAGCGTCTGTTCGGTGGCAAGACTGGCCCGGCAGCGTCGATCTGAGCCATTAAATGCGTGCCGAGCCCTGCGAAATTTGATATTCGCGCCGTCAAACCATTCCCCCTGTCAGTCCCCTTAAGCCCCGATTGGAAGCGCCATGACCACGATCCTGAAAAGCCTGCCCAAGGGTGAGAAAGTCGGCATCGCTTTTTCGGGTGGCCTCGACACCTCGGCGGCGCTGCTCTGGATGAAGCAGAAGGGCGCGCGCTGCTACGCCTATACCGCCAATCTCGGCCAGCCCGATGAGGCCGACTACAACGAGATCCCGCGCAAGGCGGAAGCGTTCGGTGCCGAGAAGGCCGTACTGGTCGACTGCCGCACGCAGCTGGTTCACGAAGGCATCGCCGCG
The genomic region above belongs to Bradyrhizobium sp. CCBAU 53338 and contains:
- a CDS encoding phosphatase PAP2 family protein, which produces MNRTGLFIALALWLVIGVVFGLYPELDLKLAALFFDPETKTFPIKLNGWAGFARDAAMWVSWAFVLPPLIALVVKMIRPDRPLMVSGRAIVFLLVTIILSAGVLTNLTFKTYWGRPRPVVVTEFAGDQQFVAWWDPRGDCARNCSFFSGEGATAFWTLAPAALAPPAWRPVAYAGAVLFGAVTSALRMAFGGHFFTDVATAGLVTFVVIWFAFALIYRWPRTRFSDEAVDAALTRLNMPAYRLRKRLFGGKTGPAASI